The following are encoded in a window of Narcine bancroftii isolate sNarBan1 chromosome 2, sNarBan1.hap1, whole genome shotgun sequence genomic DNA:
- the bag5 gene encoding BAG family molecular chaperone regulator 5 yields the protein MNMGQQHPSLIKIQEIQKKIQETRRPIFSFSGTQSGKEYKQLEGSLTRLLFELDAVDTNGKPEIQNARKNAAKEVEQLLKELEQTATHPSRLMVEKVFGDAQQLVTSELSSTGGLITEEFADHIQEIILQLAQVKTGGKISLRKARYRALTRICAVQDIIENCIGRRALSLPLSTDTHPSVSKINSVLCDVSKARWDAIGLLMNLNPMENCVHLSRVLTGLLMQLDAIDVTGHSEVRSYRKRVVHEINCLLGHLEMESEGESAGLYDLAQNQSIQRIEEIRQKITQLKHQLLQLENASDLPFKPHAKLQGFLTELDEVDIDKNPCIREARRRSVVDVQAVIAYVDLLESLEKRENMKEVLQNEHPSQKAIWDVLSHLSEFQRQVLSFDGARTDKNYVRLEEMLTKQLLALDAVETQGNDGAKIARKQAVKFAQNILNYLDMKTDEWEY from the coding sequence ATGAACATGGGTCAACAGCATCCTTCTTTGATTAAGATTCAAGaaattcaaaagaaaatacaagaaACCAGACGACCTATATTTTCATTCAGTGGTACACAGTCTGGTAAAGAATACAAGCAACTGGAAGGTTCTTTGACCAGGTTGTTGTTCGAGTTAGATGCTGTAGATACCAATGGCAAGCCAGAAATTCAGAATGCCCGCAAAAATGCAGCAAAGGAAGTGGAGCAACTGCTGAAGGAGCTGGAACAAACTGCAACTCACCCATCACGACTGATGGTTGAAAAAGTGTTTGGTGATGCACAGCAGTTAGTTACCAGTGAACTATCTTCTACTGGGGGCTTGATAACTGAAGAGTTTGCTGATCACATCCAAGAAATCATTTTGCAATTGGCACAGGTGAAAACAGGAGGGAAAATTAGCTTGAGGAAAGCCAGATATCGAGCACTGACCAGAATTTGTGCTGTGCAGGATATCATTGAAAACTGCATTGGTCGGCGAGCATTAAGTTtgcctctctccacagatacacATCCTTCTGTTTCTAAAATCAATTCTGTTTTGTGTGATGTCAGCAAAGCAAGATGGGATGCGATTGGCCTATTGATGAACTTAAACCCCATGGAGAACTGTGTCCATCTCTCCCGAGTTCTCACTGGATTGTTAATGCAATTGGATGCTATCGATGTGACTGGGCACTCAGAGGTGAGAAGCTATAGAAAACGTGTGGTGCATGAAATCAATTGCTTATTGGGTCATTTGGAAATGGAATCAGAGGGAGAGTCTGCTGGGCTTTATGATTTAGCACAGAATCAGTCCATTCAACGTATAGAGGAAATACGTCAGAAGATAACACAATTAAAACATCAGCTCCTGCAACTGGAAAATGCTTCAGATTTGCCTTTCAAGCCACATGCTAAATTGCAAGGTTTTCTCACTGAATTGGATGAAGTAGACATTGACAAAAATCCATGCATTCGTGAAGCTAGGAGAAGATCTGTAGTTGATGTGCAGGCTGTGATTGCATATGTTGACTTGCTAGAGAGTCTTGAGAAGAGAGAGAATATGAAAGAGGTGCTGCAAAATGAACATCCCTCACAGAAAGCTATATGGGATGTCTTAAGTCATTTGTCAGAATTTCAGCGGCAAGTACTGTCATTTGATGGAGCTCGAACTGACAAGAATTACGTGAGACTGGAAGAAATGCTCACAAAGCAACTTCTAGCACTTGATGCCGTGGAAACCCAAGGGAATGATGGTGCCAAGATTGcgagaaaacaagcagtgaagtttGCCCAGAATATACTGAATTACCTGGATATGAAAACTGATGAGTGGGAATACTAA